In a genomic window of Gambusia affinis linkage group LG04, SWU_Gaff_1.0, whole genome shotgun sequence:
- the fam193a gene encoding protein FAM193A isoform X3: MSPTDAKRGAKRRKNKRGGGSSCSAVCNSSSGKAGAPPALGCAGTATPASVVSFLTSGSTGNGNIGSSAGMNGEVKVNSSVSPQFAEGPVNAEFSGVLQTPFTFGLNQRAPYTAGDRCLLCRCERKDSVVPSEAGISGQNGMAQPAIAPSALQLPLWVCSDCRRTVEKEDRRTTLEQSLGSQDFLLHMPVSNGTLAQTAATADRFSTAAPTLPMLPAPDLAAPMPPDTVCSCETCNERREISAESERESQQLQNHWSEVRYLVRCIYRQTGTPLADDQDQPLERDKEGMKELVDRLCVKDPYQLYQRLEQQAREYVLEMKVRLLKHLSGGPKPAGPPGGAVAAAQGPPQAHQFVSLLLEEYNALCQAARTISSFLLTLENDHLQKFQVTWELHNKHLFENLVFSEPILQNSLPALIAQLKHGTASHDSYNEDMYRTLLERYQELQQELASVAAEWQECEKRIDDYVDEQLLFKVEGQSLTNQKTEPHKSLISKNTLKTKQRMLKEDWEFFKQRRFIEEQQPNSKKPSTGENNFTDTMRMLSSRLSIPDCPNCNYRRRCTCDDCSLSHILTCGIMDSSIAEDLHIKLPLQGEPHRDYLSEVHPPSLSSGSSASGSNSSSPITVQQHPRLILPEGDVSTFISDDDEVPPLSSKFRNIYPMNSYEDSSVVSAAVNGLHRNINGDDVNAALKPGSPQITSSSSSSEGDEEEANIQAGGEPPGKQEVLSLGKSASPPPSYSHQQVEQVQHVCECHVCNQDPNHSAPGPAACLPPSRIHAVPPPTVGHQFFPDSKAPPAHPALHLYPHIHGHLPLQNFSRPLLHPTLYPPSPPLTHNKPLPPNPTSNHSAAKQPAFSTSLPDHVYQNCFGGTGGAGDWNTSLQCLSLKFENLWDAAVMKSWNPSVLLPECLPGEMLGPPLPDVPLPPTSIGLHGEHPPLPTPLPTSSSSSLSSSLSSSSSSSCSSSEAKEPKKTGAKKKCLYNFQDAFMETNRVVMATSAATSSVSCTATTVQSNDVFHSLGKDDHRQPMSAAPRNNSMGLSSLPSLSGPTLPPAPTSHLPAITPQSFPKMAAPAPDFVDSHQGLCLPPAEPPAPSLDGPVSAPTSVCSDPDCEGHRCEGSGSYEHQPYDGEESPDEDSCSEHSSSTSTSTNQKEGKYCDCCYCEFFGHGGPPAAPTSRNYAEMREKLRLRLTKRKEEQPKREELQPVIERDGGVEDHRRVEDLLQFINSADNKPASSTKAAKRARHKQKKMEEKARLEAEAREREEQQLLEEQRRRQEEEEAALQKELLRLQELQQHRAAKKKKKEKAKENTAPPPNNPQPLKQTAQNVLDNLQNGNSQLLQKLLRFPEQKEARLEPVSQPSFRCPVEKIHTPDSTVSLFNGTSSTVGYKSKAKQSGKVLPCNSLSMRLPELPKNSDKVSKTNGTTTPTTADTKATRVRPAEITAATPTTEPRREERSNSRCVSGKRQQPEQPLTQIKDARTSPSMSNPSPSPPPASHFDPQQNGKPPTAESPQPKGKSKKSKKKKADKMNTSIDDVFLPKDIDLDSTEMDETEREVEYFKRFCLDSARQTRQRLSINWSNFSLKKATFAAH, encoded by the exons ATGAGTCCAACCGATGCTAAACGGGGGGCTAAACGCAGGAAGAACAAGCGGGGCGGTGGCAGTAGCTGCAGTGCTGTCTGCAACAGCAGCAGTGGCAAGGCCGGGGCTCCACCGGCCCTGGGCTGTGCGGGAACAGCAACACCTGCCTCAGTCGTCAGCTTCCTCACATCTGGGAGTACAGGCAACGGAAATATCGGGTCCAGCGCGGGCATGAACGGAGAG GTCAAAGTGAACAGCAGCGTTTCTCCTCAGTTTGCAGAAGGACCGGTGAACGCAGAGTTCTCCGGAGTTCTTCAG ACGCCGTTCACATTCGGCCTCAACCAGCGGGCGCCGTATACGGCTGGAGATCGCTGCCTCCTGTGCCGATGTGAGCGTAAAGACAGCGTTGTGCCTTCGGAGGCCGGCATCTCTGGTCAGAACGGCATGGCGCAGCCAGCCATCGCCCCCAGTGCCCTCCAGCTGCCTCTGTGGGTCTGCTCCGACTGCAGACGCACGGTGGAGAAGGAAGACAGACGTACGACTCTGGAGCAGTCGTTAGGG AGTCAGGACTTTCTGCTGCACATGCCTGTGAGTAATGGAACCCTGGCTCAGACTGCAGCCACAGCAGACAGGTTCAGTACTGCTGCGCCTACACTACCCATGCTCCCTGCGCCGGACCTCGCTGCTCCGATGCCTCCTGACACGGTGTGCAGCTGTGAAACCTGCAACGAGAGACG GGAGATCTCTGCTGAGTCGGAGCGGGAGtcgcagcagctgcagaaccaCTGGTCTGAGGTTCGCTACCTGGTGCGCTGCATCTACCGGCAGACGGGAACCCCACTAGCAGACGACCAGGACCAGCCCTTGGAGAGGGATAAGGAAGGCATGAAGGAGCTCGTGGACAG gctcTGTGTGAAAGATCCATATCAGCTCTACCAACGGTTGGAGCAGCAGGCCCGAGAATACGTCTTAGAAATGAAGGTGCGCCTTCTGAAGCATCTTTCTGGAGGCCCCAAGCCTGCAGGGcctccagggggcgctgtggcTGCAGCTCAGGGTCCTCCTCAGGCCCACCAGTTCgtctctctgctgctggaggagtACAACGCCCTGTGTCAGGCTGCACGCACCATCAGCAGCTTCCTCCTCACTCTG GAGAATGACCACCTGCAGAAGTTTCAAGTGACGTGGGAGCTGCACAACAAGCACCTTTTTGAGAACCTGGTTTTCTCTGAACCGATCCTGCAAAACAGTTTACCAGCACTTATTGCACAGCTGAA ACATGGTACAGCCTCTCATGACTCGTATAATGAAGACATGTATCGGACGCTGTTGGAAAGATaccaggagctgcagcaggagttGGCTTCTGTGGCTGCTGAGTGGCAGGAGTGTGAGAAGCGGATTGATGATTATGTCGATGAGCAG TTACTTTTTAAGGTGGAAGGCCAGAGTCTGACCAACCAAAAAACAGAACCACACAAGTCCTTGATTAgcaaaaat actttaaagacaaaacagcGAATGCTAAAGGAGGACTGGGAGTTCTTCAAGCAGAGGAGGTTCATTGAAGAACAA cAACCCAACAGTAAAAAGCCCTCCACTGGAGAAAACAACTTCACAGACACTATGAGGATGCTCTCCTCTCGTCTTAGTATTCCAGATTGTCCAAACTGTAACTATAGAAGACG GTGCACATGTGATGACTGCAGCCTCTCCCACATCCTAACGTGTGGAATCATGGACTCATCCATCGCCGAGGACCTCCACATCAAGCTGCCCCTACAGGGGGAGCCACATCGGGACTACCTGTCAGAGGTGCACCCCCCCAGCCTCTCCTCGGGCAGTTCGGCCTCTGGCTCAAACTCCAGCTCTCCCATCACAGTTCAGCAGCATCCAAGGCTCATCTTACCTGAAGGGGATGTCAGCACCTT tattagtgatgatgatgaagtgCCTCCATTGTCCAGTAAGTTCAGGAACATCTACCCCATGAACAGCTATGAGGACAGCAGCGTGGTGTCGGCCGCTGTCAACGGACTTCACCGTAACATCAACGGGGACGACGTCAACGCAGCGCTGAAGCCAGGG TCTCCTCAGAttaccagcagcagcagctcatcagAGGGCGATGAGGAGGAAGCTAATATTCAGGCTGGCGGGGAGCCCCCGGGGAAGCAGGAAGTACTTTCCCTGGGAAAATCGGCCAGTCCTCCACCCTCATATAGCCATCAGCAG GTAGAACAGGTCCAGCATGTCTGCGAGTGCCACGTGTGCAACCAGGACCCAAACCACTCGGCCCCAGGCCCCGCCGCCTGCCTGCCCCCCAGCCGGATCCACGCCGTGCCTCCTCCCACTGTCGGACACCAGTTCTTTCCAGACAGCAAGGCGCCCCCTGCACACCCTGCCCTCCACTTGTACCCGCACATCCACGGCCACCTGCCCCTGCAGAACTTTTCCCGGCCCCTCCTCCACCCGACACTCTACCCACCCAGCCCACCTCTCACACACAACAAG CCTCTGCCCCCAAACCCAACATCCAACCACTCAGCAGCGAAACAGCCAGCATTCAGCACATCCTTACCAGACCACGTATACCAGAACTGCTTCGGTGGGACGGGCGGAGCGGGCGATTGGAATACCTCACTACAGTGCCTCTCTCTTAAGTTTGAAAATCTGTGGGATGCTGCTGTGATGAAGAGCTGGAACCCATCTGTGCTGCTGCCCGAATGTCTGCCAG GTGAAATGCTGGGACCTCCGCTCCCCGACGTGCCCCTGCCGCCAACATCCATTGGCCTCCATGGGGAGCATCCCCCGCTGCCCACACCCCTGCCCACGTCTTCGTCGTCGTCGCTGTCATCGTCGTTGTCATCTTCGTCGTCGTCGTCCTGCTCCTCTTCAGAAGCCAAAGAGCCGAAGAAGACTGGCGCCAAGAAGAAGTGTCTCTACAACTTCCAGGATGCCTTCATGGAGACCAACCGGGTGGTGATGGCCACGTCCGCCGCCACGTCCTCTGTGTCCTGCACTGCCACCACTGTCCAGTCAA acgATGTATTTCACAGTTTAGGTAAAGACGATCACAGACAGCCCATGTCAGCAGCTCCTAGAAACAACTCCATGGGACTCAGTTCCCTCCCTTCGCTCTCCGGCCCCACCCTGCCCCCAGCGCCAACCTCACACCTTCCTGCCATTACCCCACAGTCCTTTCCAAAGATGGCTGCTCCGGCTCCAGACTTTGTGGATTCCCATCAGGGCCTTTGCCTCCCGCCTGCTGAACCTCCAGCGCCCTCTCTGGACGGTCCGGTCAGCGCCCCAACTAGTGTCTGCAG TGATCCTGACTGCGAAGGCCATCGGTGTGAAGGCAGTGGATCGTACGAACACCAGCCGTACGATGGAGAGGAGAGTCCAGATGAGGACAGCTGCTCCGAGcacagctcctccacctccacctccaccaacCAGAAGGAAGGGAAGTACTGTGACTGCTGCTACTGCGAGTTCTTTGGGCACGGCGGG CCTCCAGCTGCTCCAACTAGCCGGAATTATGCAGAGATGAGAGAGAAGCTGCGCTTGCGTCTCACAAAGCGCAAGGAAGAACAGCCGAAGCGTGAGGAGCTGCAGCCAGTTATAGAAAGAGACGGAGGGGTGGAGGACCACAGGCGGGTGGAGGACCTCCTACAGTTCATTAACAGCGCAGACAACAAACCCGCATCCAGTACCAAGGCAGCCAAACGAGccagacataaacaaaaaaag ATGGAGGAGAAAGCTCGTCTGGAGGCAGAAGCGCGCGAAagggaggagcagcagctgcttgaGGAGCAGCGGCGGCgccaggaagaggaagaggcgGCACTACAAAAGGAACTGTTACGGCTGCAGGAACTGCAGCAGCATCGTGCCgccaagaagaaaaagaaagagaaagcaaaagAGAACACCGCTCCCCCTCCAAACAACCCACAGCCCCTCAAACAGACAGCTCAGAATGTCCTAGATAACCTTCAGAACGGAAACTCACAGCTGCTTCAAAAGCTTCTCCGCTTCCCAGAGCAGAAAGAAGCCAGATTAGAACCCGTATCCCAGCCCAGCTTCAGATGCCCTGTCGAGAAGATCCACACCCCCGACTCCACCGTTAGCCTCTTCAACGGCACATCCTCCACCGTTGGCTATAAGAGTAAAGCCAAGCAGTCAGGGAAAGTGTTGCCATGCAACTCGTTGTCGATGAGACTTCCAGAGTTGCCCAAGAACTCGGACAAGGTTTCAAAGACTAACGGCACCACAACCCCCACCACAGCAGATACCAAAGCGACACGAGTCAGGCCCGCTGAGATCACAGCTGCTACACCCACCACTGAACCACGCAGGGAGGAAAGGAGCAACAGCAGATGTGTCAGTGGAAAAAGGCAGCAACCAGAACAGCCCCTTACCCAAATCAAGGACGCCAGGACGAGCCCCTCCATGTCAAACCCCTCCCCGTCCCCCCCACCAGCCTCCCACTTTGACCCCCAACAGAACGGCAAACCTCCCACTGCAGAGTCACCGCAGCCCAAAGGCAAGAGTaagaaaagcaagaagaagaaggcggACAAGATGAACACCTCAATAG
- the fam193a gene encoding protein FAM193A isoform X2, producing the protein MSPTDAKRGAKRRKNKRGGGSSCSAVCNSSSGKAGAPPALGCAGTATPASVVSFLTSGSTGNGNIGSSAGMNGEFAEGPVNAEFSGVLQTPFTFGLNQRAPYTAGDRCLLCRCERKDSVVPSEAGISGQNGMAQPAIAPSALQLPLWVCSDCRRTVEKEDRRTTLEQSLGSQDFLLHMPVSNGTLAQTAATADRFSTAAPTLPMLPAPDLAAPMPPDTVCSCETCNERREISAESERESQQLQNHWSEVRYLVRCIYRQTGTPLADDQDQPLERDKEGMKELVDRLCVKDPYQLYQRLEQQAREYVLEMKVRLLKHLSGGPKPAGPPGGAVAAAQGPPQAHQFVSLLLEEYNALCQAARTISSFLLTLENDHLQKFQVTWELHNKHLFENLVFSEPILQNSLPALIAQLKHGTASHDSYNEDMYRTLLERYQELQQELASVAAEWQECEKRIDDYVDEQLLFKVEGQSLTNQKTEPHKSLISKNTLKTKQRMLKEDWEFFKQRRFIEEQQPNSKKPSTGENNFTDTMRMLSSRLSIPDCPNCNYRRRCTCDDCSLSHILTCGIMDSSIAEDLHIKLPLQGEPHRDYLSEVHPPSLSSGSSASGSNSSSPITVQQHPRLILPEGDVSTFISDDDEVPPLSSKFRNIYPMNSYEDSSVVSAAVNGLHRNINGDDVNAALKPGSPQITSSSSSSEGDEEEANIQAGGEPPGKQEVLSLGKSASPPPSYSHQQVEQVQHVCECHVCNQDPNHSAPGPAACLPPSRIHAVPPPTVGHQFFPDSKAPPAHPALHLYPHIHGHLPLQNFSRPLLHPTLYPPSPPLTHNKPLPPNPTSNHSAAKQPAFSTSLPDHVYQNCFGGTGGAGDWNTSLQCLSLKFENLWDAAVMKSWNPSVLLPECLPGEMLGPPLPDVPLPPTSIGLHGEHPPLPTPLPTSSSSSLSSSLSSSSSSSCSSSEAKEPKKTGAKKKCLYNFQDAFMETNRVVMATSAATSSVSCTATTVQSSNNPPIHLASKRPNTIDDVFHSLGKDDHRQPMSAAPRNNSMGLSSLPSLSGPTLPPAPTSHLPAITPQSFPKMAAPAPDFVDSHQGLCLPPAEPPAPSLDGPVSAPTSVCSDPDCEGHRCEGSGSYEHQPYDGEESPDEDSCSEHSSSTSTSTNQKEGKYCDCCYCEFFGHGGPPAAPTSRNYAEMREKLRLRLTKRKEEQPKREELQPVIERDGGVEDHRRVEDLLQFINSADNKPASSTKAAKRARHKQKKMEEKARLEAEAREREEQQLLEEQRRRQEEEEAALQKELLRLQELQQHRAAKKKKKEKAKENTAPPPNNPQPLKQTAQNVLDNLQNGNSQLLQKLLRFPEQKEARLEPVSQPSFRCPVEKIHTPDSTVSLFNGTSSTVGYKSKAKQSGKVLPCNSLSMRLPELPKNSDKVSKTNGTTTPTTADTKATRVRPAEITAATPTTEPRREERSNSRCVSGKRQQPEQPLTQIKDARTSPSMSNPSPSPPPASHFDPQQNGKPPTAESPQPKGKSKKSKKKKADKMNTSIDDVFLPKDIDLDSTEMDETEREVEYFKRFCLDSARQTRQRLSINWSNFSLKKATFAAH; encoded by the exons ATGAGTCCAACCGATGCTAAACGGGGGGCTAAACGCAGGAAGAACAAGCGGGGCGGTGGCAGTAGCTGCAGTGCTGTCTGCAACAGCAGCAGTGGCAAGGCCGGGGCTCCACCGGCCCTGGGCTGTGCGGGAACAGCAACACCTGCCTCAGTCGTCAGCTTCCTCACATCTGGGAGTACAGGCAACGGAAATATCGGGTCCAGCGCGGGCATGAACGGAGAG TTTGCAGAAGGACCGGTGAACGCAGAGTTCTCCGGAGTTCTTCAG ACGCCGTTCACATTCGGCCTCAACCAGCGGGCGCCGTATACGGCTGGAGATCGCTGCCTCCTGTGCCGATGTGAGCGTAAAGACAGCGTTGTGCCTTCGGAGGCCGGCATCTCTGGTCAGAACGGCATGGCGCAGCCAGCCATCGCCCCCAGTGCCCTCCAGCTGCCTCTGTGGGTCTGCTCCGACTGCAGACGCACGGTGGAGAAGGAAGACAGACGTACGACTCTGGAGCAGTCGTTAGGG AGTCAGGACTTTCTGCTGCACATGCCTGTGAGTAATGGAACCCTGGCTCAGACTGCAGCCACAGCAGACAGGTTCAGTACTGCTGCGCCTACACTACCCATGCTCCCTGCGCCGGACCTCGCTGCTCCGATGCCTCCTGACACGGTGTGCAGCTGTGAAACCTGCAACGAGAGACG GGAGATCTCTGCTGAGTCGGAGCGGGAGtcgcagcagctgcagaaccaCTGGTCTGAGGTTCGCTACCTGGTGCGCTGCATCTACCGGCAGACGGGAACCCCACTAGCAGACGACCAGGACCAGCCCTTGGAGAGGGATAAGGAAGGCATGAAGGAGCTCGTGGACAG gctcTGTGTGAAAGATCCATATCAGCTCTACCAACGGTTGGAGCAGCAGGCCCGAGAATACGTCTTAGAAATGAAGGTGCGCCTTCTGAAGCATCTTTCTGGAGGCCCCAAGCCTGCAGGGcctccagggggcgctgtggcTGCAGCTCAGGGTCCTCCTCAGGCCCACCAGTTCgtctctctgctgctggaggagtACAACGCCCTGTGTCAGGCTGCACGCACCATCAGCAGCTTCCTCCTCACTCTG GAGAATGACCACCTGCAGAAGTTTCAAGTGACGTGGGAGCTGCACAACAAGCACCTTTTTGAGAACCTGGTTTTCTCTGAACCGATCCTGCAAAACAGTTTACCAGCACTTATTGCACAGCTGAA ACATGGTACAGCCTCTCATGACTCGTATAATGAAGACATGTATCGGACGCTGTTGGAAAGATaccaggagctgcagcaggagttGGCTTCTGTGGCTGCTGAGTGGCAGGAGTGTGAGAAGCGGATTGATGATTATGTCGATGAGCAG TTACTTTTTAAGGTGGAAGGCCAGAGTCTGACCAACCAAAAAACAGAACCACACAAGTCCTTGATTAgcaaaaat actttaaagacaaaacagcGAATGCTAAAGGAGGACTGGGAGTTCTTCAAGCAGAGGAGGTTCATTGAAGAACAA cAACCCAACAGTAAAAAGCCCTCCACTGGAGAAAACAACTTCACAGACACTATGAGGATGCTCTCCTCTCGTCTTAGTATTCCAGATTGTCCAAACTGTAACTATAGAAGACG GTGCACATGTGATGACTGCAGCCTCTCCCACATCCTAACGTGTGGAATCATGGACTCATCCATCGCCGAGGACCTCCACATCAAGCTGCCCCTACAGGGGGAGCCACATCGGGACTACCTGTCAGAGGTGCACCCCCCCAGCCTCTCCTCGGGCAGTTCGGCCTCTGGCTCAAACTCCAGCTCTCCCATCACAGTTCAGCAGCATCCAAGGCTCATCTTACCTGAAGGGGATGTCAGCACCTT tattagtgatgatgatgaagtgCCTCCATTGTCCAGTAAGTTCAGGAACATCTACCCCATGAACAGCTATGAGGACAGCAGCGTGGTGTCGGCCGCTGTCAACGGACTTCACCGTAACATCAACGGGGACGACGTCAACGCAGCGCTGAAGCCAGGG TCTCCTCAGAttaccagcagcagcagctcatcagAGGGCGATGAGGAGGAAGCTAATATTCAGGCTGGCGGGGAGCCCCCGGGGAAGCAGGAAGTACTTTCCCTGGGAAAATCGGCCAGTCCTCCACCCTCATATAGCCATCAGCAG GTAGAACAGGTCCAGCATGTCTGCGAGTGCCACGTGTGCAACCAGGACCCAAACCACTCGGCCCCAGGCCCCGCCGCCTGCCTGCCCCCCAGCCGGATCCACGCCGTGCCTCCTCCCACTGTCGGACACCAGTTCTTTCCAGACAGCAAGGCGCCCCCTGCACACCCTGCCCTCCACTTGTACCCGCACATCCACGGCCACCTGCCCCTGCAGAACTTTTCCCGGCCCCTCCTCCACCCGACACTCTACCCACCCAGCCCACCTCTCACACACAACAAG CCTCTGCCCCCAAACCCAACATCCAACCACTCAGCAGCGAAACAGCCAGCATTCAGCACATCCTTACCAGACCACGTATACCAGAACTGCTTCGGTGGGACGGGCGGAGCGGGCGATTGGAATACCTCACTACAGTGCCTCTCTCTTAAGTTTGAAAATCTGTGGGATGCTGCTGTGATGAAGAGCTGGAACCCATCTGTGCTGCTGCCCGAATGTCTGCCAG GTGAAATGCTGGGACCTCCGCTCCCCGACGTGCCCCTGCCGCCAACATCCATTGGCCTCCATGGGGAGCATCCCCCGCTGCCCACACCCCTGCCCACGTCTTCGTCGTCGTCGCTGTCATCGTCGTTGTCATCTTCGTCGTCGTCGTCCTGCTCCTCTTCAGAAGCCAAAGAGCCGAAGAAGACTGGCGCCAAGAAGAAGTGTCTCTACAACTTCCAGGATGCCTTCATGGAGACCAACCGGGTGGTGATGGCCACGTCCGCCGCCACGTCCTCTGTGTCCTGCACTGCCACCACTGTCCAGTCAAGTAATAACCCACCCATCCATCTAGCATCTAAAAGACCCAACACTATAG acgATGTATTTCACAGTTTAGGTAAAGACGATCACAGACAGCCCATGTCAGCAGCTCCTAGAAACAACTCCATGGGACTCAGTTCCCTCCCTTCGCTCTCCGGCCCCACCCTGCCCCCAGCGCCAACCTCACACCTTCCTGCCATTACCCCACAGTCCTTTCCAAAGATGGCTGCTCCGGCTCCAGACTTTGTGGATTCCCATCAGGGCCTTTGCCTCCCGCCTGCTGAACCTCCAGCGCCCTCTCTGGACGGTCCGGTCAGCGCCCCAACTAGTGTCTGCAG TGATCCTGACTGCGAAGGCCATCGGTGTGAAGGCAGTGGATCGTACGAACACCAGCCGTACGATGGAGAGGAGAGTCCAGATGAGGACAGCTGCTCCGAGcacagctcctccacctccacctccaccaacCAGAAGGAAGGGAAGTACTGTGACTGCTGCTACTGCGAGTTCTTTGGGCACGGCGGG CCTCCAGCTGCTCCAACTAGCCGGAATTATGCAGAGATGAGAGAGAAGCTGCGCTTGCGTCTCACAAAGCGCAAGGAAGAACAGCCGAAGCGTGAGGAGCTGCAGCCAGTTATAGAAAGAGACGGAGGGGTGGAGGACCACAGGCGGGTGGAGGACCTCCTACAGTTCATTAACAGCGCAGACAACAAACCCGCATCCAGTACCAAGGCAGCCAAACGAGccagacataaacaaaaaaag ATGGAGGAGAAAGCTCGTCTGGAGGCAGAAGCGCGCGAAagggaggagcagcagctgcttgaGGAGCAGCGGCGGCgccaggaagaggaagaggcgGCACTACAAAAGGAACTGTTACGGCTGCAGGAACTGCAGCAGCATCGTGCCgccaagaagaaaaagaaagagaaagcaaaagAGAACACCGCTCCCCCTCCAAACAACCCACAGCCCCTCAAACAGACAGCTCAGAATGTCCTAGATAACCTTCAGAACGGAAACTCACAGCTGCTTCAAAAGCTTCTCCGCTTCCCAGAGCAGAAAGAAGCCAGATTAGAACCCGTATCCCAGCCCAGCTTCAGATGCCCTGTCGAGAAGATCCACACCCCCGACTCCACCGTTAGCCTCTTCAACGGCACATCCTCCACCGTTGGCTATAAGAGTAAAGCCAAGCAGTCAGGGAAAGTGTTGCCATGCAACTCGTTGTCGATGAGACTTCCAGAGTTGCCCAAGAACTCGGACAAGGTTTCAAAGACTAACGGCACCACAACCCCCACCACAGCAGATACCAAAGCGACACGAGTCAGGCCCGCTGAGATCACAGCTGCTACACCCACCACTGAACCACGCAGGGAGGAAAGGAGCAACAGCAGATGTGTCAGTGGAAAAAGGCAGCAACCAGAACAGCCCCTTACCCAAATCAAGGACGCCAGGACGAGCCCCTCCATGTCAAACCCCTCCCCGTCCCCCCCACCAGCCTCCCACTTTGACCCCCAACAGAACGGCAAACCTCCCACTGCAGAGTCACCGCAGCCCAAAGGCAAGAGTaagaaaagcaagaagaagaaggcggACAAGATGAACACCTCAATAG